The Thermus oshimai DSM 12092 genome contains the following window.
GTCACCCGGGAGGGCCTGAAAGACCCCCCGCCCCCCGAGGGCCCCCCTGGGGTCTACTGGGTCTTCGCCCGGCGGAGCCAGCGCCGGAGCATGGTCTACGGGGACCTGGTGGGCCGCTACCAGGCGGAAAACCCCCTGGAGGCCATCCGCCAGGCCCTCCTCGAGGTCCAGGGCTACGCCTTCTACGCGGTGCCCGAGGCCCTGCTCCACGGCACCGAGCCCAAGGAGGAGGTCTTGGAGAGCTGGTTCGCCCCGGCCAAGGAGAAGACCTACCGGCTCCAGTCCTACTACGGCCTGGTCACGGCCAAGGAGGAGAAGGATGCTTGAGGCCCTTAAACCCCAGCTCATCGCCCGCCTCCAGGCCCTGGCGGACGACGAGGTGGTGCTTGCCCAGCGCCTTTCCGAATGGGTGGCCCACGCCCCCATCCTGGAGGAGGACATCGCCATCGCCAACCTGGCCCAGGACGAGCTGGGCCACGCCAAGCTCTACCTGGAGCTGAGGCGGGAGCTGGACGGTTCGGACCCCGACCGGCTCGTCTTCTTCCGCGACCCTCTGGAGTACAAAAACGCGGTGATGGTGGAGCTCCCCAGGGGGGACTGGGCCTTCACCATGGTGCGCCAGTACCTCTTTGACCTCTACGAGAAGACCCTTCTGGAGGCCCTGAGGGGAAGCGCCTACCCCCCCCTGGCGGAGGTGGCGGAAAGGATCCTCAGGGAGGAGCGCTTCCACCTCCACCACTCCGCCCTCTGGGTGGAGCGCCTGGCCCTGGGTACGGAGGAGTCCTACGCCCGCACCCAGAAGGCCCTGGACCTCCTCTTCCCCTACGCCCGCCAGCTCTTCCAGCCCCTTCCCGGGGAGGAGGCCCTGGTGGAGGCGGGGGTGTTCCCCGACCTCCAAGCCCTCCTCCCCCACTACCTGGAGGAGGCCACGGGCCGCCTGAAGCGCTTAGGCCTAACCCCGCCGGAAGGGGGGTACGTGCCCAAGAACCGTACGGAGCACACGGAGTACCTCTGGTCCCTCCTTGCCGAGATGCAGTCCGTGGCCCGCTGGGACCCGGAGGCCAAGGCATGGTAGCGCGCTACTGGGAGGCCCTAAAGGAGGTCAAGGACCCCGAGCTCCCCTTCCTGGACGTGGTGGAGATGGGGATGGTGGTGGGCCTCGAGGCGGAAGGGGAGGGGGTTAGGGTCCGCTTCCGCCCCACCTTCTCGGGCTGCCCCGCCCTGGCCCTTATCCGGGAGGAGATAGCGAGGGCCCTCCGCCGGGCGGGGGCGGCTTGGGTGGAGGTGGAGGAGGTGCGCACCCCCTGGAGCACGGAGGCCATGGCCCCTTCCGCGCGGGAAAAGCTTCGTTCCCAGGGCATCGCCCCGCCCCTTCCCCTTCCCATGGCCGAGGCCTACCCTCCCTGCCCCCGGTGCGGGAGCGCGGAGGTGGAGCTCAAAAACCCCTTCGGGGCTACGCTTTGCAAGCGGCTTTTCCAGTGCCGCGCCTGCGGCGAGGTCTTTGAGGCCTTCAAGACGGTGTGACCATGATCCTGGAAAGCTACCTCCTGGGCGAATGGCGGCGGGGTGGGGGAGAGGGGGTTCCCATCCGGGACCCGGCCACGGGGGAGGTCCTGGCCCGGGCCTCCACGGAAGGGCTGCCCCTGAAGGAAGCGGTGGCCTACGGGCGGGAGGTGGGGGGGAAGGCCCTCCTGGCCTTGGGCTTCCAGGAGCGGGGGCGGCGGCTTAGGGCCCTGGCCCAGTTCCTTTCCGAAAGGAAAGAGGAGCTTTACCGCCTCTACCTCACCACGGGCGGCACCCGGCGGGACGCCTGGTACGACGTGGATGGGGGCATCGGGGTCCTCTTCACCTACGCCAGCCTGGCCCGCAACCTTCCCGAGGGGAACGTTCTCCCCGAGGAGGAGGCCCTCCTCCTCTCCAAGGACGGGGCCTTCCAGGGCCGGCACGTCCTCGTGCCCAAGGGGGGGGTTACCCTCCAGATCAACGCCTTCAACTTCCCCGTCTGGGGCCTTTTGGAGAAGTTCGCCCCCGCCTTCCTGGCCGGGGTCCCCACCCTGGCCAAGCCCGCCACCCCCACGGCCCACGTGGCCCAGGCCCTGGTCCGGCTCATGCTGGACTCCGGCCTCCTCCCCGAGGGGAGCCTGCAGCTTTTGGTGGGCGGGGTGGGGGACCTCTTTGAGGCCCTGGACCACCGGGACAGCGTCTTCTTCACCGGCTCCCGGGCCACCGCGGAGCGCCTGGCCCGCCACGAGGCCTTCCTGAAGCGGGGGGCCCTTTTCAACGCCGAGGCGGACTCCATCAACCCCGCCGTCCTGGGCCTCCGTGCGGGGGAGGAGGAGCTAAAGCGCCTCGCCCAGGAGATCGCCCAGGAACTCACCATCAAGGTGGGGCAGCGGTGCACGGCCATCCGCCGGGTCTTCGCCCCCAAGGAGCGGTTAGGGGCGCTCCTCGAGGCCACCCGGGCCCACCTTGAAGCCCTCCGCCTGGGGGACCCCCGGGGGGAGGGGGTGGACCTAGGGCCCCTCGCCTCCTTGGAGCAGAAGGAGGAGGTCCTGCGGGCGGTGGAGGGCCTCCTCGCCGCGGGGGCCCAGGTCTACTGGCGCCACGGGGGCCGGGAGGACGGGGCCTTCTTCCCGCCCCTCCTCCTCCTGGCGGAGGACCCCGCCCCGGAGGCCCTCCACACCCTGGAGGCCTTCGGCCCCGTGGCCACCTTCATGCCCTACGGGACCCCGGAGGAGGCCGCGGAGCTGGCCCGAAGGGGCGGGGGGAGCCTGGTGGCCACCGTGGCCACCCCGGACCCCGAGGAGGCCCGCTTCTACCTCCTGGCCCTGGGGCCCCACGTGGGCCGCCTCCACTTCCTGAACCATCGGAACGCCCACGCCTCCACCGGCCACGGCTCGCCCTTACCCCGCCTCCTCCACGGGGGGCCGGGCCGGGCGGGCGGGGGGGAGGAGCTTGGGGGGGTGCTCTCCCTTAAGCGCCACCTCCGCCGCCTGGCCCTGCAGGCGGACCCCCACCTCCTCCAGGCCCTCACCGGGGAGTACGCCAAGGGGGCGGAGCGGCCTGCCCAGGTGCACCCTTTCCGCAAGCCCTACGAGGAGCTGGAGATCGGGGAGACCCTCACCACCCACCGGCGCACGGTCACCGAGGCGGACATCGCCCTTTTCTCCGCCCTCTCCTGGGACCACTTCTACGCCCACACGGACGAGATCGCCGCCCGGGAGAGCCTCTTCGGCAAGCGGGTGGCCCACGGGTACTTCGTCCTCTCCGCGGCCGCGGGGCTCTTCGTGGACCCCGCGCCGGGGCCCGTCCTCGCCAACTACGGCCTCGAGGGCCTCCGCTTCCTGGAGCCCGTGGCCGCAGGGGACACCCTCCAGGCCCACCTTACGGTGAAGGCCAAGCGCCCCCGGGACGAGAAGACGGGGGTGGTGGAGTGGGCGGTGGAGGTGAAAAACGGGGAGGGGAAGACGGTGGCCACCTACACCCTCCTCACCCTGGTGGCCCGCAAAGTACCCTAAGGCCATGCCCGACGCCATCGTGGTGGGGGCGGGGATCGTGGGGGCGGCCTCCGCCTACCGCCTGGCCGAGGCCGGGCTTCGGGTCCTCCTCCTGGAGAAGGAGGCCGCCTTCGCCCAGGGCTCCACGGGCCGGAGCGCGGCCGGGGTGCGGGTGCAGTTCTCCGAGCCCGTGAACGTCCTCCTCTCCTACCGCTCCATCCTGGAGTACCGCGCCCTTCCCGAGGCCCGCTACCGGCCCATCGGCTACCTCTTCCTGGTCCCTGAGGCCCTGGCCGGGGCCCAGGAGGAGGCCCTAAGGACGCAAACGGCCCTGGGGGTCCCCGTGCGCCGGCTTTCCCTGGAGGAGGCGGAGGGCCTCGTCCCCTTCCGCAAGGAGGGCCTGGCCTTCGCTACCTTCGGCCCCCTAGACGGGGTCATAGACCCCCACGGGGCCACGGCCTTCTACCTGCAAAGGGCCCGGGCCCTGGGGGCGGAGGTGCGCTTCGCCGAACCGGTGGTGGGGGCGGAGCGCGTAGGGAGAGGCTTCCGGGTCTATACCCCTAAGGGCGCCCACGAGGCCCCTCTTGTCCTCTTGGCCACGGGGGCCTGGACGGGGGCGGTGGGGCGGCTCTTTGGGGTGGACCTCCCGGTGTGGCCCCTAAGGCGCATGGTCTTCGCCACCGCCCCCACCCCTTTCCCCCACGCCTTTCCCCTCACCGTGGACCTGGGGACGGGCTTCTACCTGCGCTCGGAAGGCCCCCGCCTCCTCCTCGGCCGCTCCAACCCCGAGGAGCGGCCGGGCTTTCTGGAGGGCATGGACTGGGGGTGGCTCGGGCCCACCCTCGAGGCCGGATTGGCCCGCTTCCCCTTCCTGGAGGAGGCGGCCTTGGACCCTAAGCCGTCACCTTGTATCCGGCCCGCAGGAGGCCAAGGGATAGCCCCCCACACCCGGCAAAAAGATCTACCGCCCTCACCAGATCGAACCTCTACCATACCGCCCATTTCCTGGGGCGAATCTCGCTTCTTTAGAACTCCAAAGGGGGGTCTTGCGGCTCCCCGTTGCTTGGCCAACAAAACACCAACGGAGGGTGGGTCCCTCCGCTGGCGCGCCCCGCCTCTACGGGAGGCTTACGGTTCCGCTCCCCACCGTGTACGTCCCACAGGCCACGGACTCCCTTATCTCCGTGTTCACGGTGAAGCCGGAGGGGTCGTTCGGGTCCAGGGCCAGCACGTTCTGGGAGGAGAGCGTGGCTGTGGCGGAAAGCTGAACCGTGTCCCCATTCCCGTAAGGCGTGTAGCCCAGGAGGCCGGTGAGGTCCGGGAAGGTGTACGAGGTGGCGCTTCCCAACCAACCCTTGGAGAGAAGGGCTTCGTAGATGAGGTTGGGGCTCTCCAGGCTGACGCGGTAGCTCTTGAGGTCGGGGGCCGTATAGCTCAGCCCGGACACCTGGGGGTGGGCGTTGCCGTCCACGGCGAGGCTACCCGTGGGCCAGGGGTTGGGAAGGGTTACCGCGGGGTTCCCCGAGGCGAAGCCCTTGTAGGCGTAAAGACCCCGGGTTCCCCCTTCCCAGGCCACAGCCCAGGCGACGTACCGGTCGCCCGCGGCGAAGCCCTTCACGGGACGGTAGGGGATGGGGGAAGCGTTGCCTCCGCCCAAGAACCCCCATCCCTTGTTGTCCCCGCTCAGGTAGCCCACGAAGTAGCTTTGGCTCGTGGGGGCAAACCCTGAGGGCAGGTTGAAGGTCGCGCTTCCGGGAGGGAGCACGTCGCCGTCCGCCACGGTAACCGTGGCGTTTCCGCTCGCCGTGACGTTTACCCCCCGCACCACCTTGGCCACCCGCCAGGTGTAGCTAGAATCCACCACGGCCACCACCAGATCCTGCACCCCCGCGGGCCAGCTATTGAGGGCCACGGGCACGGGCGTGGAGGGGTTGACCACCGTGCCCGTCGCGCTTCCGCTCATCCCCCCGCTCACAAAGACAACGTCCCCTGCCTGGGCGGTGGAAAGGCCGGAGAGGTCCACGTTCACGGTGAAGCTTACCCCGCTCGCCGTGGCTGCGGAGCAGGCCACCTTGGGGTTGGAGAGCTCCGCGTTGGTGGCCTGGATCAGGTGGATCTGGTCGGGGCCACCCCCCGTACCGTGGCACCGGATGGCCACGCCGTACTTGTTGCTGTTTCCCAGGGAAAAGGTGGCCGTGTTCCCGGTAAAGCTCAGGGCTTGCCAGGCCCCCGAACCCACCTGGTAGGCGCCGTCAAAGCCCACCCCTTGCGGGTCCTCCACGGTGACGGTGATGTTCCCCGGAGGGGGCGGGGTGCCCCCTCCGGGGCAGGCGGTAAGGAGCGTGGACAAGGCCAAAAACCCCGAAGCGGCCAACAGGATTCGTAAAGTCCTCAACCTCATACCTTTCCTCCTTTGAGAGGCTGGGCCTCTCGCCTTGAAGGGTAGACCACCCTCCCTTAACAGGGCCTTAACGCGCCATCCCCCCGGGGAGGTGCGCCTCCCCGGGGGGTCAGGGCTTTTGCGAAAGGTCCACCATCCCCTTGCCCACCGCTTGGGAAGGGTAGGGGAGGGGCCTGGCGTAGTCCTCCAGGTCCTGCTGGAGCTGGGCGGGGGGTAGGCCCGGCTGGGCCTCTAGCCAAAGGGCCATGGCCCCGGCCACCAGGGGGGCGGCGAAGGAGGTGCCGTTGCACGTGGTGGGCCCGTTTGGGCCTATGCAGGGGAGGCCCGCCCCAGGGGCCGCCAGGTCCACGTAGGCCCCCCGGGTGCTGAAGGGGGCTGGGCTCAGGTCCTCCTGGAGGGCCCCCACCGCCACCAGCCCCGGCAGGTCAAAGGCCGCGGGGTAGTGGGCCGGGCTTCCTTGGGCGCCCTGGTTCCCTGCGGCGGCGGCCACGGGGATGTCCTGGGCCAAGGCGGCCTGAAGGGCGAGCTTCAGGGCCCCCACCGGGGTATCCCCCCCTAGGCTCAGGTTGAGCACCGTGGGGCCTTTGGCGTTCTCCACCACCCAGCACACCCCCTTCACCACCCAGCTGGACCGGCAGGTGCCCCCTTCGTCGCAGACCCGTACGGGAAGGATTGCCGCTTCCGGGGCCACCTCCCGCACCAGGTTCGCGGCCTGGGTGCCGTGCCCTCCGGGGAAGGCGTCCTGGGGGGTAGGGTCGTCCTCCACGAAGTCGTAGCCCGGGCCTTGGGGCACGCTCCCGTCCACGCCCGTGTCCAGCACGGCCACCTGCACCCCCCGCCCTTTGTGCCCGCGGGCGTGGGCTTGGGGTGCCCCGATGGCCTCGCCCCCGGACCAGCCCCCGAGGGACCAGAGGCTTTCGGGGTCCGCCTTGTAGTCGGGGTCCAGGGCCTCCAGCTCCTCCAGGGCCTGGCCCAGGGCTTCCCCGCTGTAGCCCAGGACCGCCAGGGTGTAGCCGCACCCCGTCAGGGGCGTGGTTTCCAGAAGGCGGAACTCCGGCGGCAGCTTGGGGGTTTCCCCAAGGGGGAGCCGCAGGAGAATCCGGCTCCGGTCCACCTGGCCCAGCACCTCCAAGGTGGCCCGGGCCACGCCCCTCGAGGTCTGGATCTCCACCGGCTTGGGTCCTCCCGGAAGCTCGGGCACCCGGAAGACGACCCGCTCCCCTGAGGCGGAAACCACCTCCGCCGGCTCTCCCCCCACCGCCACCCGGGCCCCTTCCGCGGAAGCGCCCGTGAGGATGGCCTCCACCGCTTCCCCCACCAGGGCCCGGCCCGGCCTCAAGGTGGCCGTGGGTTCCCCCGGGATGCAGGCCGCCAGGGCTAGGGCCAGGGGCAGGGCCAGGAGAAGCCTTCTAAGTCCCATACGCTGATGATCACACCTCCTCCTTGGAAGGGATTGAACCACGGAGGGGCTTAACGGAGGCTTAACCCTGGAGGCGTTTCCGATACCTCGCGGCCAGGCTCTCCTGCCCCGCTTCCTCCAGGAGGGCGATGGCCTCTTCCAGGGCCGCCCGGTCCTCCTTCAGCTCGGCCAGGTTGGCCATGGCCACGGCGGTGAGGACCCACTCCCGGCTTTCCCGGGCCAGCCTCAGGGCCTCCCGGTAGGCGGCCTCCGCCTCCTCCTTCCGCCCCTGGCGGTGGAAGAAGGCCCCCAGGTTGTTCCAGGCCCGGCCCATGGCCTCGAGGTTCCCCACCTCCTCCGCCCGCCTCAAGGCGGTCCGGTAGAGGGCCTCCGCCTCCTCCAGCCGCCCCAATCGTTCCCGGATGAGCCCCAGGTTCAAAAGAAGGCGCCCCTGCAGAAGGGGCAGGTCCTCGGCGGTCTTCAGGGCCTCGGCGAAAACCTCCTCCGCCCGCGGGTCTCCGGCCTCAAAGAGGGCCACGGCCTGGTTGTTCAGGGCGTCCACCTGGCGGGCCGTCTCCCCCGCGGCCAAAAAGCGCACCGCGGCCCGGGCGAAGAGGTCCGCCGCTTCCCGGAAGGCCCCCTGCCCCATGCGCACCAGCCCCTCCAGGTTCAGGGCCTCCCCCTGGGCCCAGGGGCCAAGGCCTTCCACGCTCCGCACGCTCTCTAGGGCCTCCTCCACCCGGCCCATGCGGAAGAGGAGAAGTCCCTTGAGCACGGGGGCCTCCGCCAGGCCTTCCCCCGCTTCCTCCAGGACCTCCCAGGCCTCCCGGTACCGGCCCAGCCGCTCCAGGGCCCGCACCCTTAGGGCGGTGGCCTCGGGGGAGGCGGGGGCCTCTTCCAGGACCTCGAGGCTCCCCAGGGGATCCTGGGCCAGGCGGTTTTTGGCCTCCTGGAGGAGGGCCCGGCCCATGCGCGCCCGGTCCTCCTCGGTCCAGAGGGGCTTGCCCAACCGGTAGAGGGCCCGGGCCTGGCCCAGGGGTAACCGCCGGGCCAGGGTCAGGGCCAGGGCCTGGGCCTTGGGGGGCAGGGGAAGGTCCCGGAGGGTGGGGCGCCCCCCAGGGCCTAAGAGGCCCCGGGCGTGGAGGGCCTCCAGGGCCTCGAGGCCCAGGGTGATCCCCAGGTCCTGGAGCACATCCAGGGGAAGCCCGGCCTGTTCCAGAAGGTAAAGGGTCCAGAAGGTGGCCTCCGCCTCCTCGGGCAAGGGGTTTTGGGGTGCCGGCTCTTCCCCTTCCAGGACCTGGCCCACCCCGGGAAGCCCCCGCCCCTCCTCCAAAAGCCGGGCCGCCTCCCCTCCAAGCCCCAGCGCGGTTAGGCCCTCCGCCGCTTCCCGGTAGGCCCGGTACACCTCCCGGGCGATCCGTTCCCGGGTGGACCAGACCCACTCCTCCAGCTCCTCCCCCAGGTGGGCGTCCGCCCCCTCCAGGAAGGCCCCCTGGTAAAGGGCCCTAACCCGGGGGAAGTCCTTCTGCCTGAGGGCCCGGCGGAGCTCCTCCACGTCGCAGGGCACCCGGGCCTTCAGGATGTCCTGCCCCTCCACCAGGCCGTGGGTTCGGAGGGCGTTCAGGGCCACGGAGAGGTTGTTCAAGGGGTCTTCCACCCCCGGCCAGAAGAGCTCCGCCAGGTGGCGGCGGGGCTTGGGCCCCTCCAGGGCCAGGTAGGCCAGGAGGAGGAGGGGCTTGGTGCGGCCTAAGGGGCATCCCTCCACGCGGAGCTGGCCCAGGGTGCGGAGCATTAGCCCCAGTTTACTCAAAGCTGGTGGCTCCCGGCCGGGGGCCGGTAGTCCGGGTCCCGGTACCGCCCGGGGTGGAAGGCCCTTGCATGCGGGGGAAGGGCCTCCCCCAGGAGGTGCTTGGCCAAAAGCTCCCCCGCCCCCAAAGCGGCCATGACCCCGAACCCGGAAAAGGCCCCCAGGGCGTAGGCCCCCGGGCGGGCTAGGGGGCCGATGAGGGGGCGGTTTTCCGGGGTGCGCACGTAAAGGCCCCCGTCCACCCGGGCCTTGGGCAGGGCCCTAAGGTACCCTTCCAGGCCCGGCAGGAGCCGGGCCAAGGCCCTGAGGGCGAGCTCCGGGTAGAAGGGCGGGGGCGTGGGCTCGCACCCCGCCCTTTCCACCCGTTCTGGGAAGGGGTTGAAGAGGGCGAGAAACCCCTCCCCCTCGGGCCGGGCGTGGGCCCCGGGGGGCAGGGCCTTTAGGTAGGGGGCTAGGGCCTCCTCCCCCTCTAGGAGGGGGGCCTCCTCCTCCCCAAAAAGCCGCACCTCCTCCTGGAGGATGAGGAGGGGGGCTTCCTTGGGGAAGGCCCCCTGGGGGTCCGGGAACCAGGCCTTGAAGTGGGCCTCCCGCGTTAGGGGCACCGCCTCCCCCAGGGCTCTGAGGAGTTCGGGAAGCCCAGGCCCCGCCGCCAGGACCACGGCCTCCGCCCGGAGGGTCGCCCCGCCCTCCGTGGCCACCCCCACCACCCTGCCCCCCTCCACCTCCAGGCCCACCGCCCGCCCAGGAAGAAGCCGCCCCCCGGCCTCCCGGACGCGCCGCCAGAGGGCCTGCCCCAGGCCCCAGGCGTCCAGCCACCCCGCGGGGCGGACGTGGAGGGCGGCCTCCGCCCGCAGGTAGGGGAAGCGGGCCTTTAGGGCCTCCCCCACCAGGAGGTCCATCCCCGAGGCCGCCCCTTCGGGGTAGGTCTCGGGGCGGGTGTGGCGGCGCAAGGGGCCGGTGGCCTCCGCCCCCTCAGAGAGCGCCAAGAGGGCCTCCTCACGCCCCGCGTAGAGGTAGCCCCGGCGGTTCTTCCGCACCTCGGGGAAGGCCCCTAGGAGCTCGAGGCTCCGCCCCACCAGAAGGGCCAGGGCCTCGTCCCCCGGCCAGAAGACCCGGTAGCACTCCGTGGACTTGTCGCTGGTGCAGGTGAGGGGCGGCCTGGGGTCTAGGAGGAGCACCCCCAGGCCCCGCTTCCCCAAGAAGTAGGCGGCCGAGAGCCCCAGGAGGCCCGCCCCCACCACCAGGACGTCCGCCCTAGCGTCCATAGACCAGGCTGGGCAGCCAGGTGGCTAGCCCCGGGAAGAGCATCACCAGGACCAGGCCGGTGAGCTGGAGGAGGAGGAAGGGGATGGCCGCCCGGTAGATGACCCCCATGGGGATCTGGGGGGCCACCCCCCGCACGTAGAAGAGCGCGTAGCCGAAGGGGGGGCTCAGGAAGGACATCTGCATGTTCACCAGGTAGAGCACCCCGAACCACAGGGGGTCAAAGCCCAGCTGCCGGATGATGGGCACGAAAACCGGCACCGCCAGGAGGAGGATCCCCACCCAGTCCAAGAACATCCCCAGGACGATGAGGATGAGCTGCATCAGGAGGAGGATGCCCCAGGGGGAAAGCCCAGTGCCCAGGAGGAGGTCCGCGATGTACCGGTCCCCGCCCTGGGCCACGTAGAAGGCCACGAAGGCGTTGGCCCCGAAGATGATCCAGAGCACCATGGCCGTGGCCTTGGCGGTCTGCTCCAGGGCCAGGCGCAGGTTGGCCAGGGTGAGGCGGCGGTGGAGGGCGGCCACCAGGAGGGAGCCGAAGGCCCCCACGGCCGCGGCCTCCGTGGGCGCGGCGAGGCCCAGGAAGATGGTGCCCAGGACGAGAAAGATGAGGAGGAGGGGGGCCCAGATCTTGCCCAGGGCCCGCCAGCGCTCCCCCCAGGTGGGGGCCTCCTCCTTGGGGATCCGGGGGGCGGCCTGGGGGTAGAGGAGGGCGTAGACCACGGAAAACCCCATGTAGAGGGCGGAGAGGAGGAGGCCGGGAAGGACGGAACCCAGGTAGAGCTCCCCCACGGACTGGTTGGCCACCAGGCCGTAGATGATGGCCAGGACGCTGGGGGGGATGAGGATGCCCAGGGTGCCCCCGGCCATGACCGTGCCCGTGGCCAGGATGGGGCTGTAGCCCCGCCGGAGCATGGCGGGCAGGGCCACCAGGGCCATGGTCACCACCGCCGCCCCGATCACGCCCACCATGGCCGCGAGGAGGGTGGAGGCCGCCACCGTGGCCACGGCCAGCCCGCCGGGCACCCGGCCCATCCACTTGTAGGCCACGTCAAAGATCTCCTCGATGAGGCCCGATTTCTCCAGCATGGAGGCCATGAAGATGAAAAGGGGGATGGCCGCCAGGAGGTACTGGGTCATGTTGTTCCAGACCCGCTGGGGCAGGAGGGAGAGGGCCTCGGGGCTCCAGAGGCCCGCGATGAAGAGCACCGCCAGGCCGCCGGTGAGGAAGGCCAGGGGGTAGCCGGTGAGGAGCAGGAGGAAGAGGCTGCCGAACATCAGCCAGGTGAGGGTCTCAATGGGCATCTTTACCCCCCCGGATGAGGCGCTGGAGATCCC
Protein-coding sequences here:
- the paaC gene encoding 1,2-phenylacetyl-CoA epoxidase subunit PaaC, which codes for MLEALKPQLIARLQALADDEVVLAQRLSEWVAHAPILEEDIAIANLAQDELGHAKLYLELRRELDGSDPDRLVFFRDPLEYKNAVMVELPRGDWAFTMVRQYLFDLYEKTLLEALRGSAYPPLAEVAERILREERFHLHHSALWVERLALGTEESYARTQKALDLLFPYARQLFQPLPGEEALVEAGVFPDLQALLPHYLEEATGRLKRLGLTPPEGGYVPKNRTEHTEYLWSLLAEMQSVARWDPEAKAW
- a CDS encoding NAD(P)/FAD-dependent oxidoreductase, whose amino-acid sequence is MPDAIVVGAGIVGAASAYRLAEAGLRVLLLEKEAAFAQGSTGRSAAGVRVQFSEPVNVLLSYRSILEYRALPEARYRPIGYLFLVPEALAGAQEEALRTQTALGVPVRRLSLEEAEGLVPFRKEGLAFATFGPLDGVIDPHGATAFYLQRARALGAEVRFAEPVVGAERVGRGFRVYTPKGAHEAPLVLLATGAWTGAVGRLFGVDLPVWPLRRMVFATAPTPFPHAFPLTVDLGTGFYLRSEGPRLLLGRSNPEERPGFLEGMDWGWLGPTLEAGLARFPFLEEAALDPKPSPCIRPAGGQGIAPHTRQKDLPPSPDRTSTIPPISWGESRFFRTPKGGLAAPRCLANKTPTEGGSLRWRAPPLREAYGSAPHRVRPTGHGLPYLRVHGEAGGVVRVQGQHVLGGERGCGGKLNRVPIPVRRVAQEAGEVREGVRGGASQPTLGEKGFVDEVGALQADAVALEVGGRIAQPGHLGVGVAVHGEATRGPGVGKGYRGVPRGEALVGVKTPGSPFPGHSPGDVPVARGEALHGTVGDGGSVASAQEPPSLVVPAQVAHEVALARGGKP
- a CDS encoding S8 family peptidase — protein: MGLRRLLLALPLALALAACIPGEPTATLRPGRALVGEAVEAILTGASAEGARVAVGGEPAEVVSASGERVVFRVPELPGGPKPVEIQTSRGVARATLEVLGQVDRSRILLRLPLGETPKLPPEFRLLETTPLTGCGYTLAVLGYSGEALGQALEELEALDPDYKADPESLWSLGGWSGGEAIGAPQAHARGHKGRGVQVAVLDTGVDGSVPQGPGYDFVEDDPTPQDAFPGGHGTQAANLVREVAPEAAILPVRVCDEGGTCRSSWVVKGVCWVVENAKGPTVLNLSLGGDTPVGALKLALQAALAQDIPVAAAAGNQGAQGSPAHYPAAFDLPGLVAVGALQEDLSPAPFSTRGAYVDLAAPGAGLPCIGPNGPTTCNGTSFAAPLVAGAMALWLEAQPGLPPAQLQQDLEDYARPLPYPSQAVGKGMVDLSQKP
- a CDS encoding NAD(P)/FAD-dependent oxidoreductase, which encodes MDARADVLVVGAGLLGLSAAYFLGKRGLGVLLLDPRPPLTCTSDKSTECYRVFWPGDEALALLVGRSLELLGAFPEVRKNRRGYLYAGREEALLALSEGAEATGPLRRHTRPETYPEGAASGMDLLVGEALKARFPYLRAEAALHVRPAGWLDAWGLGQALWRRVREAGGRLLPGRAVGLEVEGGRVVGVATEGGATLRAEAVVLAAGPGLPELLRALGEAVPLTREAHFKAWFPDPQGAFPKEAPLLILQEEVRLFGEEEAPLLEGEEALAPYLKALPPGAHARPEGEGFLALFNPFPERVERAGCEPTPPPFYPELALRALARLLPGLEGYLRALPKARVDGGLYVRTPENRPLIGPLARPGAYALGAFSGFGVMAALGAGELLAKHLLGEALPPHARAFHPGRYRDPDYRPPAGSHQL
- a CDS encoding phenylacetic acid degradation protein, yielding MWGTEWPRFEVIKQDVKSAPPQMVGSVHAVDPEHALVVARHVFVRRPAAHALWVAPAEAFYAVTREGLKDPPPPEGPPGVYWVFARRSQRRSMVYGDLVGRYQAENPLEAIRQALLEVQGYAFYAVPEALLHGTEPKEEVLESWFAPAKEKTYRLQSYYGLVTAKEEKDA
- a CDS encoding tetratricopeptide repeat protein — encoded protein: MLRTLGQLRVEGCPLGRTKPLLLLAYLALEGPKPRRHLAELFWPGVEDPLNNLSVALNALRTHGLVEGQDILKARVPCDVEELRRALRQKDFPRVRALYQGAFLEGADAHLGEELEEWVWSTRERIAREVYRAYREAAEGLTALGLGGEAARLLEEGRGLPGVGQVLEGEEPAPQNPLPEEAEATFWTLYLLEQAGLPLDVLQDLGITLGLEALEALHARGLLGPGGRPTLRDLPLPPKAQALALTLARRLPLGQARALYRLGKPLWTEEDRARMGRALLQEAKNRLAQDPLGSLEVLEEAPASPEATALRVRALERLGRYREAWEVLEEAGEGLAEAPVLKGLLLFRMGRVEEALESVRSVEGLGPWAQGEALNLEGLVRMGQGAFREAADLFARAAVRFLAAGETARQVDALNNQAVALFEAGDPRAEEVFAEALKTAEDLPLLQGRLLLNLGLIRERLGRLEEAEALYRTALRRAEEVGNLEAMGRAWNNLGAFFHRQGRKEEAEAAYREALRLARESREWVLTAVAMANLAELKEDRAALEEAIALLEEAGQESLAARYRKRLQG
- the paaD gene encoding 1,2-phenylacetyl-CoA epoxidase subunit PaaD yields the protein MVARYWEALKEVKDPELPFLDVVEMGMVVGLEAEGEGVRVRFRPTFSGCPALALIREEIARALRRAGAAWVEVEEVRTPWSTEAMAPSAREKLRSQGIAPPLPLPMAEAYPPCPRCGSAEVELKNPFGATLCKRLFQCRACGEVFEAFKTV
- a CDS encoding TRAP transporter large permease; protein product: MPIETLTWLMFGSLFLLLLTGYPLAFLTGGLAVLFIAGLWSPEALSLLPQRVWNNMTQYLLAAIPLFIFMASMLEKSGLIEEIFDVAYKWMGRVPGGLAVATVAASTLLAAMVGVIGAAVVTMALVALPAMLRRGYSPILATGTVMAGGTLGILIPPSVLAIIYGLVANQSVGELYLGSVLPGLLLSALYMGFSVVYALLYPQAAPRIPKEEAPTWGERWRALGKIWAPLLLIFLVLGTIFLGLAAPTEAAAVGAFGSLLVAALHRRLTLANLRLALEQTAKATAMVLWIIFGANAFVAFYVAQGGDRYIADLLLGTGLSPWGILLLMQLILIVLGMFLDWVGILLLAVPVFVPIIRQLGFDPLWFGVLYLVNMQMSFLSPPFGYALFYVRGVAPQIPMGVIYRAAIPFLLLQLTGLVLVMLFPGLATWLPSLVYGR
- the paaZ gene encoding phenylacetic acid degradation bifunctional protein PaaZ, which gives rise to MILESYLLGEWRRGGGEGVPIRDPATGEVLARASTEGLPLKEAVAYGREVGGKALLALGFQERGRRLRALAQFLSERKEELYRLYLTTGGTRRDAWYDVDGGIGVLFTYASLARNLPEGNVLPEEEALLLSKDGAFQGRHVLVPKGGVTLQINAFNFPVWGLLEKFAPAFLAGVPTLAKPATPTAHVAQALVRLMLDSGLLPEGSLQLLVGGVGDLFEALDHRDSVFFTGSRATAERLARHEAFLKRGALFNAEADSINPAVLGLRAGEEELKRLAQEIAQELTIKVGQRCTAIRRVFAPKERLGALLEATRAHLEALRLGDPRGEGVDLGPLASLEQKEEVLRAVEGLLAAGAQVYWRHGGREDGAFFPPLLLLAEDPAPEALHTLEAFGPVATFMPYGTPEEAAELARRGGGSLVATVATPDPEEARFYLLALGPHVGRLHFLNHRNAHASTGHGSPLPRLLHGGPGRAGGGEELGGVLSLKRHLRRLALQADPHLLQALTGEYAKGAERPAQVHPFRKPYEELEIGETLTTHRRTVTEADIALFSALSWDHFYAHTDEIAARESLFGKRVAHGYFVLSAAAGLFVDPAPGPVLANYGLEGLRFLEPVAAGDTLQAHLTVKAKRPRDEKTGVVEWAVEVKNGEGKTVATYTLLTLVARKVP